In the Rubrivivax gelatinosus IL144 genome, GATCGAGCGCCCTTCGCCGACCGGCCCCAGCTTCTCGGCCGTCTTGGCCTTGACGTTGACGCGGTCGACGCCGATCGCCAGCAGCTCGGCGATGCGCGTGCGCATCGCGGCTATGTGCGGCGCCATCTTCGGCGCCTGGGCGACGATGGTGGAGTCGACGTTGACGATCTCCCAGCCGGCGGCGCGCACGCGACGCGCGCATTCGGCCAGCAGCACGCCAGAGTCGGCGCCCTTGAACTCGGCCGCGGTGTCGGGGAAATGGCTGCCGATGTCGCCCAGGCCGGCGGCGCCGAAGAGCGCGTCGGTGATCGCGTGCAGCAGCGCGTCGGCATCGCTGTGGCCGAGCAGGCCGTGGCTGTGCGGGATGGTCACGCCGCCGAGGATCAGCGGACGGCCGGCCACGAGCTGGTGGGTGTCCCAGCCCTCGCCGATACGGAAGTTCATCGTGTCTCCAGCAGACGGGCGGCCAGCGCGAAGTCGGCCGGCCAGGTGACTTTCAGGTTCTCCAGGTCGCCGGGCACCAGCCGCGGCGCCAGCCCCAGCGCCTCGACGGCGCTGGACTCGTCGGTGACGTGTTCGCCGGCCTCCGCCAGCGCACGCGCCAGCAGGCCGATGCGGAACATCTGCGGCGTCTGCGCCGCCCACTTGCCGGCGCGTGGCACGGTGTCGGCGACACGGCCGGCTTCCTCGGCTTTCAGCGTGTCGGCCAGCGGCAGCGCCAGCAGCCCGCCGACCGGGTCGGCGAGGCAGGCATCGATCAGGCGCTCGACCCACTCGGGGCGCAGCAGGCAGCGTGCGGCGTCGTGCACCAGCACCCAGTCCTCGTCGTGGGCGCCGAGTTCGCGCAGCACCGGCAGGCCGTTGGCGACACTCTCGGCCCGCGTGGCGCCACCGCAGCGGGAGAGCCAGCCGGCCCAGCCGGGCACCGCGGTCTCGAACTGCGTGTCCTCGGGCGACAGCACGACCAGCGTGCCCGCCAGCCGCGGCACCGCGGCCAGCGCCGCCAGCGTGTGCGCGACGACCGCCCGGCCGGCCAGCGGCGCGTATTGTTTGGGGCCACCGGCACCGGCCCTCAGGCCGACACCGGCGCACGGAACCAGGGCAAAACAGCGGGTCGGCGGCACAGTCATGCAGCGATTCTAGAATCGCGCCTCCCATGCAGATTCCGACCATTGCCCCGGGCAAGCGCTTCACGCTGCCGCGCCCGGTGGGTTCGGCCGACGCCCTGCTGCTGGCCCGCCTGGCCGCAGCGCGCAAGGCCGAGCAGCGCCTGCTGGCCGTCGTCACGGCCGATCCCGCCGACACCACCCGCCTCGCCGAAGAGCTGCCGTTCTTCGACCCCGGCCTGCGCGTGGCCGTCTTCCCCGACTGGGAGACGCTGCCCTACGACACCTTCAGCCCGCACCAGGACCTGATCTCCGAGCGCCTGGCGACGCTGTGGCGCGTGCAGCAAGGCGAGGTCGACGTCGTGCTGATGCCGGCCACGACCGCGCTGGTGCGGCTGGCGCCGCCCTCGTTCATGGCGGGCTACACCTTCCACTTCAAGCAGAAGGCGCGGCTGGACGAAGCGAAGCTGAAGTCGCAGCTGACGCTGGCCGGCTACCAACACGTGAGCCAGGTCGTGTCGCCGGGTGAATACGCGGTGCGCGGCGGGCTGATCGACCTGTACCCGATGGGCTCGCTCGTGCCCTACCGCGTCGACCTGTTCGGCGACGAGGTCGACTCGATCCGCACCTTCGACCCCGACAGCCAGAGAAGCCTCTACCCGGTGCCCGAGGTGCGGCTGCTGCCCGGGCGCGAGTTCCCGATGGACGAGGCGGCGCGCACCGCCTTCCGCGCGCGCTGGCGCGAGAAGCTCGACGGCGACCCGACGCGCTCGCGCATCTACAAGGACATCGCGCAAGGCATCGCAACCGGCGGCATCGAGTACTACCTGCCGCTGTTCTTCGACGAGATCGCCAGCGTCTTCGACTACCTGGGCGAGACCGCCGCAGTCGCGCTGCACGGCGAGGTCGACCAGGCGCTGGAGCGTTTCTGGACCGACACACGCGAGCGCCACCGCTTCCTGCAGCACGACCCGGAACGCCCGCTGCTGCCGCCCGAGGCGATCTTCCTGCGCCCGGACGAGTTCTTCGGCCGCACCCAGCCGCATGCGACGCTGGCCTTGCGCGGCAACGAGCCGGTGGACTGGGCGCGGCCGCTGCCCGACATCGCCGTCGACCGCGGCGCGCCCGAGCCGCTGGCCGGGCTCGAACGCCATCTGAAGGCGACGCCGCACCGCGTGCTGCTGGCAGCAGAGAGCGAAGGCCGGCGCGAAAGCCTGCTGGAGCTGCTGCGCGACCACCGCATCGACCTGCCGACGGTCGCCAACCTGGCCGAGTTCCTGTCCGGCGACGAACGTTTCGCCATCGTCGCCGCGCCGCTGGCCCAGGGCTTCCACTGGCACGAGCCGGCCGCCGGCGTGTCGCTGCAGTTACTGACCGAGACCGAGCTCTTCGCCACCGCGCCGCAGGCCCGCCGGCGGCGCAAGCAGGAGCAGACCAGCAACGTCGACGCGCTGATCAAGGACCTGTCGGAGCTGAAGATCGGCGACCCCGTGGTGCACATGAACCACGGCATCGGCCGCTACCGCGGCCTGGTCGAGATCGACGCCGGCGAAGGCCCGAGCGAGTTCCTGCACCTGGAGTACGCCGACAAGGCGACGCTGTACGTGCCGGTGGCGCAGCTGCACCTGATCAGCCGCTACACCGGCGTCAGCGCCGAAGAAGCGCCGCTGCACAAGCTGGGCTCGGGCCAGTGGGACAAGGCGCGGCGCAAGGCCGCCGAGCAGGTGCGCGACACCGCCGCCGAGCTGCTGAACCTGTACGCCCGGCGTGCCGCGCGCGAAGGCTTCGCGCACCGCTTCAGCCCGCACGACTACGAGGCCTTCGCCGCCAGCTTCGGCTTCGAGGAGACGCCCGACCAGCGCGCCGCGATCCACGCCGTCATCCAGGACATGATCAGCCCGCGGCCGATGGACCGGCTGGTCTGCGGCGACGTCGGCTTCGGCAAGACCGAGGTCGCGCTGCGTGCCGCCTTCGTCGCGGTGCACGCCGGCAAGCAGGTGGCGCTGCTGGCGCCGACCACGCTGCTGGCCGAGCAGCACTACCAGACGCTGGTCGACCGCTTCGGCAAGTGGCCGGTGAAGATCGCCGAGCTGTCGCGCTTCCGCTCGGCCAAGGAAGTGAAGGCGGCGCTCGAAGGCATCGCCGACGGCACGGTGGACATCGTCGTCGGCACGCACAAGCTGCTCAGCTCCGACTGCAAGTTCGCGCGCCTGGGCCTGTTGATCATCGACGAGGAGCACCGCTTCGGCGTGCGCCACAAGGAGGCGATGAAGGCGCTGCGCGCCGAGGTCGACGTGCTGACGCTGACGGCCACGCCGATCCCGCGCACGCTGGGCATGGCGCTCGAAGGCCTGCGCGACCTGTCGGTCATCGCCACCGCGCCGCAACGGCGGCTGGCGATCAAGACCTTCGTTCGCAGCGAGAACAACTCGACGATCCGCGAAGCCGTGCTGCGCGAGTTGAAGCGCGGCGGCCAGGTCTACTTCCTGCACAACGACGTCGAGTCGATCCAGGCGCGGCGCCAGAAGCTGGAGGAGCTGCTGCCCGAGGCTCGCATCGGCGTCGCCCACGGCCAGATGCCCGAGCGCGAGCTGGAACACGTGATGCGCGACTTCGTCGCCCAGCGCCACAACGTGCTGCTGTGCTCGACGATCATCGAGACCGGCATCGACGTGCCGACGGCCAACACCATCGTCATCAGCCGCGCCGACAAGTTCGGCCTGGCGCAGCTGCACCAGCTGCGTGGGCGTGTCGGCCGCAGCCACCACCAGGCCTACGCCTACCTGCTGGTGCCCGACGTCGAGGCGCTGACCAAGCAGGCGGCGCAGCGGCTGGAGGCGATCCAGCAGATGGAGGAACTGGGCAGCGGCTTCTACCTCGCGATGCACGACCTGGAGATCCGCGGCGCCGGCGAGGTGCTGGGCGAGAACCAGAGCGGCAACATGATGGAAGTCGGCTTCCAGCTCTACAACGACATGCTGTCGGAAGCCGTGCGCTCGCTGAAGGCGGGCAAGGAGCCCGACCTGCTGTCGCCGCTGGCCGCGACCACCGAGATCAATTTGCACGCCCCGGCGCTGCTGCCCGACGCCTATTGCGGCGACGTGCAGACCCGGCTGAACCTCTACAAGCGCCTGGCCACCGCCGAGAAGGGCGAGCAGATCGACGCGCTGCTGGAGGAGATCACCGACCGCTTCGGCAAGCTGCCGGCGCAGGGCCAGGCGCTGTTCGACACCCACCGCCTGCGCGTGCTGGCGCGGCCCTACGGCGTGCAGAAGATCGACGCCGGGCCCAAGGTGATGAACATCGTCTTCCGCCCCAACCCGCCAATCGAGCCGCTGCGCATCATCGAGCTGGTGCAGAAGAACCGCGCGATCAAGCTCGCCGGCAACGACAAGCTGCGCATCGACCGCGAGATCGCCGACGCGAAGGATCGTGCGCAGTACGTGCGCGACGTGCTGCGTGCGCTGGGCCAGCCGCGCCCCGCCTGAGGACCCCATGGACGCCATCGAACACGCCCCCGGCCTGCACATCCGCGGCTTCCAACCGCCGCTGCGGCTCTCCGACTTCCGGCTGGTGGCGTTCGACATGGACTCGACGCTGATCAACATCGAGTGTGTCGACGAGATCGCACGCGCCGCCGGCCGCTACGACGAGGTCGCGGCGATCACCGAGGCGGCGATGCGCGGCGAGATCAGCGACTACAAGGAGAGCCTGCGCCGGCGCATGGCGCTGCTGGCCGGCGTGCCCGAGGCGGCGCTGCACCAGGTCGCCGAGCAGCGGCTGCAGCTGAATCCCGGCGTCGAAGCCTTCGTCGCCGCCTGCCAGGCCGCCGGGCTGAAGACGATGCTCGTCTCCGGCGGCTTCAGCTTCTTCAGCGAACGCGTGCGCCAGCGCCTGAAGCTGGACTTCGCGCGCGCCAACACGCTGGGCATCGCCCACGGCAAGCTCACCGGCACGCTGCTGCAGCGGCCCTGGGGCGACATCGTCGACGGCGCCGAGAAGCGCCGCGTGCTACTCGAGGTGGCCGAGCTGATGGGCATCGAACCCTCGCAGGCCATCGCCGTCGGCGACGGTGCCAACGACCTGCCGATGATGGGCGCCGCCGGCCTGTCGATCGCCTACCACCCGAAACCCGCCGTCGCCGCCGAGGCGATGATCGCGATCACCTCCGGCGGCCTCGACCGCGCGCTCGAGGTGCTGCGGGCCTGATCCCGCGAGGCGACTGACCGACATCAAGACTCGGCCGGCCGGTCGCGGCGGACCGCCGCCCCGATGACAGAATTCCGCGTCCCCCAGGAGATGCGATGACGACGAAGTTCCTGCTCGAAGAAAGCCGCATGCCGCGGCACTGGTACAACATCGTGGCCGACCTGCCGGTGCCACCGGCGCCGCCGCTGCACCCGGCCACCAAGCAGCCCGTCGCGCCGGCCGACCTGGAGCCGCTGTTCACGCGCTCGCTGATCGAGCAGGAGATGGCGACCGAGCGCGAGATCGAGATCCCCGAGCCGATCCGCGAAGTCTTCCGCCTCTGGCGCCCGGCGCCGCTGATCCGCGCCCGCCGCCTCGAGCAGGCGCTGCAGACGCCGGCCAAGATCTTCTTCAAGTACGAAGGCGTGTCGCCGGCGGGCAGCCACAAGCCCAACAGCGCCGTGCCGCAGGCCTGGTACAACGCCCAGGCCGGCATCCGCAAGCTGAGCACCGAGACCGGCGCCGGCCAGTGGGGCTCGTCGCTGGCCTTCGCCGGCGCGCTGTTCGGGCTGGAGGTCAAGGTCTTCCAGGTGCGCGTGTCCTACGACCAGAAACCGTACCGCCGCGCGCTGATGGAGACCTACGGCGCCACCTGCATCCCCTCGCCTTCGCCCGAGACCGCCGCCGGCCGTGCCGCGCTGGCCGAGCGCCCGGACCACCCCGGCTCGCTGGGCCTGGCGATCAGCGAGGCCGTCGAGGTCGCGGCGACGAACGACGACACCAAGTACGCGCTGGGCTCGGTGCTCAACCACGTGCTGCTGCACCAGACCATCATCGGCCAGGAAGCGATGCTGCAGATGGAGATGGCCGACGCCGACCCGGACGTGGTCATCGCCTGCACCGGCGGCGGCAGCAACTTCGCCGGGCTGGCCTTCCCCTACGTCGGCCAGACGCTGCGCGGCGGCCGCCGGCGCCGCATCGTCGCCGTCGAGCCGGCCGCCTGCCCGAGCCTGACTCGCGGCAAGTTCGCCTACGACTTCGGCGACACCGCGCACCTGACGCCGCTGACCAAGATGCACACGCTGGGCAGCACCTTCACGCCGCCGGGCTTCCACGCCGGCGGCCTGCGCTACCACGGCATGGCGCCGCTGGTCAGCCACCTGAAGGAGCTCGGCCTGATCGAGGCCCAGGCGCACACCCAGAACGACTGCTTCGCCGCGGCGGTGCTGTTCGCGCGCTGCGAAGGCATCGTGCCGGCCCCCGAGGCCAGCCACGCGATCCAGGGCGCGGTGGCCGAGGCGCTGCGCTGCAAGGCCGAAGGCAAGGCCGAGACCATCCTCTTCGGCCTGAGCGGCCACGGCCACTTCGACATGGCCGCCTACACCAACTACCTCGGCGGCAAGCTGGTCGACGCCAGCTACGACGAGGCCGAGCTGGCGATGGCGCTGTCGGGGCTGCCGTCGATCCCGGCCTGAGACGCCGGCGCGCAGGCCCGGACGCGCCTCAGGCGTACGCCATCACGGCGAGTTCCGAGAAGGCGCCGGGCCACTGGCGCGCCAGCCGCGTCTCCAGCGTGCGCCCGAGCAGCAGACGGCCGCAGGCGTAAGGGCAGACCTCGACGCGGCTGAAGCCGCATCGCTGCGTCAGCAGCAGCGACAGGCTGCGGAAGCTGAAGTAGTGGAGGTGGCCCTCGTCGTGCAGGTCCACCGGCTGGCCCTCGTAGGTGGTGAGCCCCTCGTTGCCCGACGCGGTGGAGGGGAAGCGGCCGCGCAAGAGCTGCAATCGCCGGGTGTACTTGGCGATGTTGGGGGTATCGAGGTAGAGGAAACCGCCCGGCCGCAGAACCGCCCGCAGGCGCTGCAGCGCCCGCAGCGGATCGATCAGGTGTTCGACGAGCGCGATCATCACCAGGGCGTCGTAGGACTCGCCCTCGGGGTCAACGGCTTCGGCATCGACCAGCAGCGTGCGCACCCGTGGGTCGCGGAGGCGGCGGGCCACGCCTTCGATGCGCGGCGCGCTGATGTCGCCCAGCGTGTAGCCGGTGATCGCCGGGCAGGCGGCGAGCAGCGCGGCGGCCACCGCGCCGTCACCGGCGCCGAGCTCCAGCACGCTGCCTTGCAGGCGGCCGGCGAGGTACTTCAGCGCGGCCTGCTCCCGGTTGACCGGGCTGTCGGTGCGCTCGATGCCGCGGATGGCCGCGGCCGCACGTTCCCCCGCGTACTTGCGTTCGTAGTGGTCCCGAAGCTGCGAATCTGTCATGACCACCCCCTGAGGAGATCGCCGGACGAGCTTATTCGCGCCGTCTTGCGCCGTGCCAATTGCGGCCGTCGCAAACGGTCTTGCGCCTAGGGGGCGAGGAGGTCTGGGCGCCGCCTGCGGCGGCCACCCGGCCAAGCCGGGTGCTCAGCCTTGCAGGCCGCGCCATGCCAGTGGCCTGGCCCTTCGCGAGGCGTGGTCGGTCCACCGGACCGACCACGTCCGCGCTCAGCCTGAAAGCTGAGCCCAGGCTTTGTCCAGGCGCTTGACGCTGACCGGCTGCGGGGTACGCAGCTCCTGGGCGAACAGGCTGACGCGCAGTTCCTCCAGCAGCCAGCGGTACTCGTCCAGGCGCGCGTGCTGCGCGCCCTTCAGCTCGGCGACACGGCGCCAGTAGCGCTGCTCCAGCGGGCGCAGCTCGGCCAGACGCGTGGCGTCGCGGGCCGGGTCGGCGCGCAGCTTGTCCAGGCGCAGCGTCACGGCCTTCAGATAACGCGGGAAGTGGGCCAGCGCCGCCCAGTCGGTGTTCGCCAGGAAACGTCTGGGCACCAGGCGCTGCAGCTGCTGGGCGACGTCGTCGGCGACGTCCTTGGGCGGGCGGCTGTCCTTGAGCTTGCGCGCGGCGACCGCGTACTCGGCCAGCACGACGCCGGCCAGGCGCGCCACTTCCTGGGCGATCAGGTTCAGCCGCGTGCGGCCTTCGTCGACGCGGGCCTTGAAGCTGCGTTCGTCGCTCGGCAGCGGCTCGGCCAGGAAGGCGCGGTCGACGGCGACGTCGATGATCTGCTGGCGCAGCTCCTCGACGGTGCCGCCCATCGCCATGAAGGCGACGCCCATCTTCTGCAGATCGGGGATGTTCTTCTCGAGGTACTTCAGCGGCTCGCGGATCTGCAGCGCGACCAGCCGGCGCAGGCCGACACGGTGCTTGGCGGCGGCGACCTCGGGCTCGTCGAAGACCTCGATCTCGACGTGCGTGCCGCCGTCGACCAGCGCCGGAAAGCCGATCAGCGTCTGCGCGCCCTTGCGGATCTCCATCAGCTCGGGCAGCTCGCCGAAGGTCCAGGCGGTGTGGCGCTGCGCCGCGGCCGGTGCGGGAGGCGCGACGACCTCGGCGGCCACCCCGCGGCCCGGCCCCCTCTCCCGCCCCGCGGGAGAGGGCTGGGGTGAGGGCTGCGGCGCGGGCGCCGCCTTCACCTTCAGCGCCGCCAGCGCCTGGAACGCGCTGCGCGCCTGGCCGCCGAGTTCGGCCTTCAGCCCGGCGAGGTCGCGCCCCATCGCCAGCTGCCGGCCGTGCTCGTCGACGACGCGGAAGTTCATGAACAGGTGCGGCGGCAGCTGTTCGAGCTTGAAGTCGTTGCGCTGCACCGCGAGCTGGGTGCGCTCGCGCACCGCCTTCAGCAGCGCGTCCACCAGCTCGCCCTGGGCGAAGGGCGCGGTGGCGCAGAACTCGGCGGCGAACTCGGGCAGCGGCACCAGGCGCGAGCGCGGGCGCTGGTGCAGGCTCTTGCACAGCGCCAGCACCTTGTCGCGCAGCATGCCGGGCACCAGCCACTGGCAGCGCTCTTCGCTGGCTTGGTTGAGCGCGTAGATCGGCAGCGTGACGGTGAGCCCGTCCTTGGCGTCGCCGGGCTCGTGCAGATAGCTCGCCGCGCAGTCGATGCCGCCCAGGCGCACGGTCTTCGGGAAGGCGTCGGTCGTGATGCCGGCGGCCTCGTGGCGCATCAGCTCGTCGCGCGTCAGCTGCAGCAACTTCGGCTGCTTCTTGACCTCCTCGCGGAACCACTTCTCCAGCGTCGCGCCCGAGCACACCTCGGGCGGCAGCTGCTGGTCGTAGAAGGCGAAGATCAGCTCGTCGTCGACCAGCACGTCCTGGCGCCGCGACTTGTGCTCCAGTTCCTCGACCTGGGCGACGAGCTTGCGGTTGTGCGCCAGGAACGGCAGCCGCGACTCCCAGTCGCCGTTGACCAGCGCCTCGCGGATGAAGATCTCACGTGCCGCCTTGGCGTCGACGCGGCCGTAGTTGACGCGGCGGTTGTTGTAGATGACCAGCCCGTACAGCGTCGCGCGCTCCAGCGCGATGACCTCGGCGGCCTTCTTCTCCCAGTGCGGCTCGAGCAGTTGGGTCTTCAGCAGATGGCCGGCCACCGCCGGGATCCAGCCCGGCTCGATGGCGGCGATGCCGCGGCCGAAGAGCCGCGTCGTCTCCACCAGCTCGGCGGCGACGATCCAGCGCCCGGGCTTCTTGCTCAGGTGCGCGCCCGGGTGGCGCCAGAACTTGATGCCGCGCGCACCCAGGTACCAGTCGTCGTCGTCGGACTTGCAGCCGATGTTGCCCAGCAGGCCGGCGAGCATCGACAGGTGCAGCTGCTCGTAGGTCGCCGGCGCGGTGTTCAGCCGCCAGCCGTGCTCGGCGACGACGGTCAGCAGCTGCGAATGGATGTCGCGCCACTCGCGCACGCGCCGCGGGTTGACGAAGCTCTCGCGCAGGCGCTGCTCCTGCTGCCGGTTGGACAGCTTGTGCGGCGGCGCGGCCTCGGGCGCGGGCCGGCCGGCGCCGCGCTGAGGCGCTTTCGGCGGCGGGCGGTTGGCCTCGGGCGCGGCGGCGTGCACGTGGCCGCGGCCTTCCTCGATCCAGTTCCACAGCTTCAGGTAGCCGACGAACTCGCTCTTCTCGTCGTCGAACTTGCGGTGCTTCTCGTCGGCGGCCTGCTGCTGCTCCAGCGGCCGGTCGCGCACGTCCTGCACCGACAGCGCCGAGGCGATGACCAGCACCTCCGACAGCGCGTGGCGGTCGCGGGCCTCGATGATCATGCGGCCGACGCGCGGGTCCAGCGGCAGCTTGGCGAGTTCGCGGCCGATCTTCGTCAGCTCGCCCTGCTCGTCGATCGCGTCGAGCTCGTCGAGCAGCGCGTAGCCGTCGGCGATGGCCTTCCTCGGCGGCGGCTCCAGGAACGGGAAGTCCTCGACCGTGCCCAGGCGCAGCGCCTTCATGCGCAGGATGACGCCGGCCAGCGACGAACGCAGGATCTCGGGGTCGGTGAAACGCGTGCGCTGGTTGAAGTCGGCCTCGTCGTAGAGGCGGATGCAGACGCCGTTGGCGACACGGCCGCAGCGGCCGGCACGCTGGTTGGCCGCGGCCTGGCTGACCGGCTCGACCTGCAGCTGCTCGACCTTGTTGCGGTAGCTGTAGCGCTTGACGCGCGCCAGCCCCGAGTCGACGACATAGCGGATGCCGGGCACCGTCAGCGAGGTCTCGGCGACGTTGGTCGCGAGCACGATGCGCCGGCCGTTGCCGGCCTCGAAGACGCGGTCCTGCTCGGCCTGCGACAGCCGCGCGAACAGCGGCAGGATCTCCGGCTGCGGCCCGCCGCGCGCGGTGCTGGCCAGGTGCTTGCGCAGGTGGTCGGCGGTCTCGCGGATCTCGCGCTCGCCGGGCAGGAAGACGAGGATGTCGCCCGAGCCGCCACGCCAGAGCTCGTCGACGGCGTCGGCGATCGCGTCGCCCAGGTCCCAGTCCTTCTTCTCCTCGAACGGCCGCCAGCGCTGCTCGACCGGGTACAGCCGGCCCGAGACCATGATCACCGGCGCCGGGCCGGCGGCGGACTCGAAGTGCTTCGCGAAGCGGTCGGCGTCGATCGTCGCCGAGGTGACGACGATCTTCAGGTCGGGCCGGCGCGGCAGCAGCTGGCGCAGGTAGCCGAGCAGGAAATCGATGTTGAGGCTGCGCTCGTGCGCCTCGTCGATGATCAGCGTGTCGTAGGCCTTGAGCAGCGGGTCGGTCTGCGTCTCGGCCAGCAGGATGCCGTCGGTCATCAGCTTGACCGAGGCGCCCGGCTGCAGCCGGTCCTGGAACCGCACCTTGTAGCCGACGACCTCGCCCAGCGGCGAGTTCAGCTCCTCGGCGATGCGCTTGGCGACGCTGGAGGCGGCGATGCGCCGCGGCTGCGTGTGGCCGATCAGGCCGCGGCCGCCGGCGCCCAGGCCGCGGCCCAGCTCCAGCGCGATCTTCGGCAGCTGAGTCGTCTTGCCCGAGCCGGTCTCGCCGCAGACGATGACCACCTGGTGTTCGGAAAGCGCACGCGCGATCTCGTCTCGGCGCGCCGAGACGGGCAGCGATTCGGGATAGGTGATCGGCGGAACCGGGTTGGCCGGCCGCCCGGGGCGAGTGTCGGACACGGGGCGCGGATTATGGCCGCGCCCGCGCCTTCACATCGCTTCGTAGCGGATGACGTTGATCGCCGCGCCGGTCGGGTCGCGCAGCACGGCCATGCGGCCGACGCCGGGAACGTCCATCGCCGGCACCAGCACGCTGCCGCCGAGTTCGAGCGCCTTGGCGATCGTGTCGTCGACCGAGTCGACCGTGACGTAGCCCGCCCAGTGCGGCGGCACTTCCTTCGGCGTGTCGGGCGGGAAGGCCATGACGCCACCGACCGCGGTGCCGTCCGGCGTCTTGGCGACGCGGTAGGTGCCGACCCCGTCGTACTCCTGCTGGTCGAAGCTCCAGCCGAACAGCTCGCCGTAGAACGCGGCGGCGCGCTCGGGATCGGCCGTCAGCAGTTCGTTCCAGCTGAACGCGCCGTGAGTCTTGAAGACGTCCATGCGATCTCCTGTTTCGTGGAGCGCCGATGATGCTGCGGCACAATCGCCCGCGCCATGAGCGTCGTCTTCCCGCACACCTTCGTCCCCTGGTTCAGGGCGGTCGCCCCCTACCTGCATGCCTACCGGGGCAAGACCTTCGTCGTCGCGGTGACCGGGGAGATGATCGCCGCCGGCAAGCTCAATGCCTTCGTGCAGGACCTGTCGATCCTGCACGCGATGGGGCTGAAGATCGTGCTGGTGCACGGCTTCCGGCCGCAGGTCAACGAGCAGCTCGCCGCCAAGGGCCACGTCTCGCGCTTCAGCCACGGCCGCCGCATCACCG is a window encoding:
- the ispF gene encoding 2-C-methyl-D-erythritol 2,4-cyclodiphosphate synthase, with amino-acid sequence MNFRIGEGWDTHQLVAGRPLILGGVTIPHSHGLLGHSDADALLHAITDALFGAAGLGDIGSHFPDTAAEFKGADSGVLLAECARRVRAAGWEIVNVDSTIVAQAPKMAPHIAAMRTRIAELLAIGVDRVNVKAKTAEKLGPVGEGRSIETRAACLLVRA
- the ispD gene encoding 2-C-methyl-D-erythritol 4-phosphate cytidylyltransferase; amino-acid sequence: MTVPPTRCFALVPCAGVGLRAGAGGPKQYAPLAGRAVVAHTLAALAAVPRLAGTLVVLSPEDTQFETAVPGWAGWLSRCGGATRAESVANGLPVLRELGAHDEDWVLVHDAARCLLRPEWVERLIDACLADPVGGLLALPLADTLKAEEAGRVADTVPRAGKWAAQTPQMFRIGLLARALAEAGEHVTDESSAVEALGLAPRLVPGDLENLKVTWPADFALAARLLETR
- the mfd gene encoding transcription-repair coupling factor is translated as MQIPTIAPGKRFTLPRPVGSADALLLARLAAARKAEQRLLAVVTADPADTTRLAEELPFFDPGLRVAVFPDWETLPYDTFSPHQDLISERLATLWRVQQGEVDVVLMPATTALVRLAPPSFMAGYTFHFKQKARLDEAKLKSQLTLAGYQHVSQVVSPGEYAVRGGLIDLYPMGSLVPYRVDLFGDEVDSIRTFDPDSQRSLYPVPEVRLLPGREFPMDEAARTAFRARWREKLDGDPTRSRIYKDIAQGIATGGIEYYLPLFFDEIASVFDYLGETAAVALHGEVDQALERFWTDTRERHRFLQHDPERPLLPPEAIFLRPDEFFGRTQPHATLALRGNEPVDWARPLPDIAVDRGAPEPLAGLERHLKATPHRVLLAAESEGRRESLLELLRDHRIDLPTVANLAEFLSGDERFAIVAAPLAQGFHWHEPAAGVSLQLLTETELFATAPQARRRRKQEQTSNVDALIKDLSELKIGDPVVHMNHGIGRYRGLVEIDAGEGPSEFLHLEYADKATLYVPVAQLHLISRYTGVSAEEAPLHKLGSGQWDKARRKAAEQVRDTAAELLNLYARRAAREGFAHRFSPHDYEAFAASFGFEETPDQRAAIHAVIQDMISPRPMDRLVCGDVGFGKTEVALRAAFVAVHAGKQVALLAPTTLLAEQHYQTLVDRFGKWPVKIAELSRFRSAKEVKAALEGIADGTVDIVVGTHKLLSSDCKFARLGLLIIDEEHRFGVRHKEAMKALRAEVDVLTLTATPIPRTLGMALEGLRDLSVIATAPQRRLAIKTFVRSENNSTIREAVLRELKRGGQVYFLHNDVESIQARRQKLEELLPEARIGVAHGQMPERELEHVMRDFVAQRHNVLLCSTIIETGIDVPTANTIVISRADKFGLAQLHQLRGRVGRSHHQAYAYLLVPDVEALTKQAAQRLEAIQQMEELGSGFYLAMHDLEIRGAGEVLGENQSGNMMEVGFQLYNDMLSEAVRSLKAGKEPDLLSPLAATTEINLHAPALLPDAYCGDVQTRLNLYKRLATAEKGEQIDALLEEITDRFGKLPAQGQALFDTHRLRVLARPYGVQKIDAGPKVMNIVFRPNPPIEPLRIIELVQKNRAIKLAGNDKLRIDREIADAKDRAQYVRDVLRALGQPRPA
- the serB gene encoding phosphoserine phosphatase SerB, coding for MDAIEHAPGLHIRGFQPPLRLSDFRLVAFDMDSTLINIECVDEIARAAGRYDEVAAITEAAMRGEISDYKESLRRRMALLAGVPEAALHQVAEQRLQLNPGVEAFVAACQAAGLKTMLVSGGFSFFSERVRQRLKLDFARANTLGIAHGKLTGTLLQRPWGDIVDGAEKRRVLLEVAELMGIEPSQAIAVGDGANDLPMMGAAGLSIAYHPKPAVAAEAMIAITSGGLDRALEVLRA
- a CDS encoding TrpB-like pyridoxal phosphate-dependent enzyme — protein: MTTKFLLEESRMPRHWYNIVADLPVPPAPPLHPATKQPVAPADLEPLFTRSLIEQEMATEREIEIPEPIREVFRLWRPAPLIRARRLEQALQTPAKIFFKYEGVSPAGSHKPNSAVPQAWYNAQAGIRKLSTETGAGQWGSSLAFAGALFGLEVKVFQVRVSYDQKPYRRALMETYGATCIPSPSPETAAGRAALAERPDHPGSLGLAISEAVEVAATNDDTKYALGSVLNHVLLHQTIIGQEAMLQMEMADADPDVVIACTGGGSNFAGLAFPYVGQTLRGGRRRRIVAVEPAACPSLTRGKFAYDFGDTAHLTPLTKMHTLGSTFTPPGFHAGGLRYHGMAPLVSHLKELGLIEAQAHTQNDCFAAAVLFARCEGIVPAPEASHAIQGAVAEALRCKAEGKAETILFGLSGHGHFDMAAYTNYLGGKLVDASYDEAELAMALSGLPSIPA
- a CDS encoding class I SAM-dependent methyltransferase; this translates as MTDSQLRDHYERKYAGERAAAAIRGIERTDSPVNREQAALKYLAGRLQGSVLELGAGDGAVAAALLAACPAITGYTLGDISAPRIEGVARRLRDPRVRTLLVDAEAVDPEGESYDALVMIALVEHLIDPLRALQRLRAVLRPGGFLYLDTPNIAKYTRRLQLLRGRFPSTASGNEGLTTYEGQPVDLHDEGHLHYFSFRSLSLLLTQRCGFSRVEVCPYACGRLLLGRTLETRLARQWPGAFSELAVMAYA